In Salmo salar chromosome ssa24, Ssal_v3.1, whole genome shotgun sequence, the following proteins share a genomic window:
- the LOC106585500 gene encoding glutathione hydrolase 5 proenzyme: MARSKARIYTCIALTLVSAIGIIILCTAFAKQHSTEGVFRSAAVAADSETCSKIGRDILQRGGSAVDGAIAALLCTSVINPQSMGIGGGSIFTVMDSSGKVKIINSRETVPQKFNPDLLSGCPHTFQMMTGSQWIGVPGEIRGYEQAHRLFGKLPWASLFHPTIKLAREGFPVPQVLGRFIPLINTDETLPVRQLFLDKDGNLLKVGDTVKFEKLADTLEIIANQGADAFYTGKVAEDLISDIKEAGGTLSMKDLELFKVTVTDAWTIPLGEYQMHFPPPPSGGAILSFILNIMKEYTLNSASLMGKQKTLTYQRYIEACKFSNGLRKYIRDPHFNSEPRALKFTEQQFADHFRAMISSNETHDAQYYNITPYLDTMGTTHVSVMAEDGTAVSVTSTINHMFGSRVFSPKTGVILNNELADFCGKADHIVAGEQPPSSMSPVVLQSKYKTLVIGGSGGSMITTGMALTLMNHLWFGKSLEEAIAAPVVFVDSKNALKFEPDFDKAVVEDLKNFGHTVEVPKYFYNVVNAVEKDIGCIQAVSDSRKMGKAAGY, from the exons ATGGCCAGATCTAAAGCAAGAATATACACGTGTATAGCTTTAACGCTAGTGAGCGCGATTGGGATAATTATCTTATGCACTGCATTCGCCAAGCAACATTCTACGGAAGGGGTCTTTAGAAGCGCAGCTGTAGCCGCAGACTCGGAAACATGCTCAAAGATTGGACG AGATATCTTgcagagaggaggatcagcagtAGATGGAGCCATTGCTGCATTACTGTGCACCTCTGTCATAAACCCACAAAGTATGGGCATTGGCGGGGGGTCCATATTCACGGTGATGGACAGTAGCG GCAAGGTTAAAATCATCAATTCAAGAGAGACTGTCCCTCAGAAGTTTAATCCTGATCTACTGAGTGGATGCCCACACACCTTCCAAATGATGACAG GCAGCCAATGGATTGGTGTCCCTGGAGAGATCCGTGGGTATGAGCAGGCCCACAGGTTGTTTGGGAAACTCCCATGGGCCAGCCTCTTCCATCCCACCATCAAGCTGGCCAGAGAGGGTTTCCCTGTACCCCAGGTCCTGGGCCGCTTTATCCCACTGATCAACACGGATGAGACCCTACCAGTACG TCAGTTGTTTCTAGATAAGGATGGAAACCTGCTGAAGGTTGGAGACACTGTGAAGTTTGAAAAATTGGCTGACACATTGGAGATCATTGCAAACCAAGGGGCAGATGCTTTTTACACTGGAAAAGTAGCAGAGGATTTAATCAGCGACATAAAAGAAGCAG GTGGAACACTATCCATGAAGGACCtggaattgtttaaagtgactgtgACAGATGCATGGACCATTCCTCTAGGAGAGTACCAGATGCACTTCCCCCCACCCCCATCAGGAGGCGCTATCCTCAGCTTCATCCTCAACATCATGAAAG AATACACCCTAAACTCAGCTTCTCTGATGGGAAAACAAAAGACTCTCACCTATCAACGCTACATCGAAGCTTGCAAATTTTCTAACGGACTGAGGAAGTACATCCGTGATCCACACTTCAACTCAGAACCA AGAGCATTGAAGTTCACTGAGCAGCAGTTTGCTGACCACTTCAGGGCCATGATCAGCAGTAATGAGACCCATGATGCTCAGTACTACAACATCACTCCATACCTGGACACCATGGGCACCACACATGTGTCTGTGATGGCTGAGGATGGAACTGCCGTCTCTGTTACCAGCACTATCAATCACAT GTTTGGATCCAGAGTGTTCTCCCCTAAAACTGGTGTCATCCTCAATAATGAGTTGGCAGATTTCTGTGGGAAGGCAGATCACATTGTTGCAG GTGAGCAGCCTCCCTCCTCCATGTcccctgttgtcctgcagtccAAGTATAAGACTCTGGTGATTGGCGGGTCAGGTGGCAGCATGATCACCACAGGGATGGCCTTG accCTCATGAACCACCTGTGGTTTGGGAAGAGTCTGGAGGAGGCCATCGCTGCCCCCGTTGTGTTTGTGGATTCCAAAAATGCACTGAAGTTTGAACCTGACTTTGACAAg GCTGTGGTGGAGGATCTGAAGAATTTTGGGCACACAGTGGAAGTTCCAAAGTACTTCTACAATGTGGTCAATGCTGTAGAGAAGGACATCGGTTGCATCCAAGCCGTTTCAGATTCCAGAAAGATGGGCAAGGCAGCTGGTTATTAG